Sequence from the Primulina huaijiensis isolate GDHJ02 chromosome 16, ASM1229523v2, whole genome shotgun sequence genome:
gtaTCAACATACATAATATAACAAGATCGATACATAAAAGAAGGATTAAAACATGCATTTGAATTAAAACGCACGAATTATCGAATATCGATGCGCGGAAGAACGGAGGGTGTTGTGCTGCGTTTTTCTTGTTTCCAAGGATCCAAAAATACTCCAGAATAGTGCGTGATGTTTCGGTGATGGTGTTTGCTAGAAGAAGGAGCCAAAAACTCACTTCCCCAACCTAAGAACTCACGTATttttggtgtgtgtgtgtggcttgtgtgtgtgtgtgtgtcgggTGGTGTGCGTGGGTTTTGAATAGAGGTAGAATTAGGACTCTTTTATAGATTATTTAGTGTGTTAATTAGGtgttttagtttaattaaaacactaattatattaattaagcctcaatttttaaattactaattaaacctttcaaagttttaacttaaGAGTCTACAGTTTTCAAATTCTACCCATAATTAAATActacaaaatttaattaattaagtcataataataattattaaaatattttatttccagTGGGAGTatttaaattcctaaattttgaatttttgctaattaaaatacttaacatttctatttcactcgataaattaaatttagttctaaaaatgctaaaatttataaaatctttaaaatactattttcttgacttaaaataaaaatataacttaaATTCTTTGCATCTTAATTGCCTCCGGCCTACTTTCCCTGGTTCGACTTCGAATATTCGTATGAAATCTAAGGCTCGAAAAAAGcattttaaattgtataataaaataaatatgtatacatttaaaataatttaacacatagcatgcattatttagattattaaattaattaattaattaattcaatcatACATGAGGTTTACATGTACTAGTTTTGGGCACTACAAAATCGTTAataaagttagctacgcttcAACAACGCAATTATCATTAAGTTTTTAAGTAAGAAAAAAAGTCATGAAGTTTCTTCTTGCTCGATTCTTTGGACTCACGTATTGCTATAGTCTTCACATCTCATTCTAATGGAAGTCTTCTCATCACCTTCAAGATCACTTATCGGTTGATGtacacctttccaagtgcaCTGAGTTCAATCACGATTCCAATGACTCTCTCATCAAAGTCAGACATTGATTCTCGAGGTTTTATCTTACTATTATCAAACTTTTGTATGACCATAGAGAGTTTGTTTTATTTGGTTTGTTCATTACCTTCGCAGAACTAAAtcaatttttcccaaatttctttggtagttttacacattttaattttgctGAATATGTTcttatcaataattttatacaTTATGTCTTTAGCCATGTTAACGAGGTCAACTTTCTTCTTATCATCATTTGTTCATttatctctgggcttttcaattTTCTGAGGTGCCCCATTAGTTATAACAACAAAAACATTTGCTTTCATAATTTTCATTGGTCCATCAGTAATAAtgtaccacatatcatcgtctTGTGTAGCTAAATAAGCATACATCCTTATCTTCtagtcatcaaattcttctatgGAGAACATTGAGATATTGTTGAATGAAGCCATTTTAGAAAATGTTCAGATACGAAAATAAACCTCTTTCTAATACCACTTCATAGGATTAGTTGGAGTGTTCAGAAGAGGTATTGAATAAACACTTCCTAAAATttctttgttaaaaaataattcagtcTTGTTGGAAACTGAACTTGATATTCCCGATTTTCAATGTTAGTTGGCTAACAAAATATGTGGAAAGAAACTGACAGATTAgaacaatttaattaatgacATGATTATGTAAATTGAACGGTAAATTGAAAGTAAAATGTACGGAattttgtttctggatgttttGAGAACTCAAGCTCCTATGTCATCCCTTCCTCCTTTTAAGAATGCTCACAAGAGAAGGCTTTGATCTTTACAAGCATTTACAAAAACCAGTACAGTTTTGAAACGCCCTTACCTCttacttgaaataaaaaatactagaattttttttataaagaccGGTCCATACCAAGACATAAATCCATACTTGGGAAAAAATCTTAATTCACAATAAATGTAATGTGGATGATTTTGGCTGTGTCAGCAAGGTACgaaaaaatttatccaaaaaccaGTTTAGCCCTTTGGTGTAAACTGATTTCTATGAGACTGAATGATGATAACTAATAAACCGATAAGAGTGTTAAGATATATTTCAGTTTAGGTCCTTTAGTTCTGGTTAACTAGTCCACTTTATGTAATTCAGTTTAGCTTATGGACATAGTTAGTTTCGTTTGGAATTTAGTTTAGCTTAAATAAGTTTTGctttaattatttgttaacaCAAAAACATAAATGTTCTGTTCCAACGATCTTGAAATATGCATGTTTGAGATAAATTTGTTGATATATTCTGTTATCTTTCTCTTCAAAGTTCTATATATTTATAGTTGAAAAGCTCAAATGGTCGGGTCTGTTTTTCAACGATCATATATACTATTACCTGACATAATGTATATGTTGCTTTCATTTGTCGTACATAtcattaaattctaatttaataTTCTTGTGATTTTGCGGCTCTGAGCTCTTCGTTTTCATAAAGCTAACATACCGTGTCTGAAATAAGTAACTTTCCGTCATTCAAAAGTTGGTATGATACAATTGTAGAACGGGTTTCTCTATAGTTTGGGCTGGAAGGTATTGGGCCAAGTAAAGGTAAGGTCCAATAAGTATGAGGAAGAAGATGTGCCAATCAACACTGCTGAGTTAAGAGCCCATAACTGGATACGAGAGAATGCAGTTAAAGGGGTTGGTTGATAAAGCGGGGGAAAAACATAACAGATTGGATCAATCTTGACTTCAAGAAAGAAAAAGACTTCCAAAAGAAATACAAGCAAGGAGGAAACTGGTGATGCAATCGGAATACAGGAGATCACGCAATACACCGAAGAAGTCAGAAGTAAGGAACACAAGGAGATATAAGGGAATAAGACTTTATCGGTTCTTGTAATTGTTTATGTTCCTTCTTTCTGCTGAGTTGAAAACTCTGTGTATTATATGTTCTTCTGGTACTCAATAAAGGCTGGCGTGTTTCTCCGTGGATGTAGGTCTACAAAGGCCGAACCACGTAATCGTATTGTGTTGATATTTGCTTGTGAGTAGTGTTTATGATTTGGTTGTCTTGGTTACTGATTGTTCAAGATCCTTGAGTGAATCTGTGCTGCGTATTTACTCTTCTCGATATAAACTTCAACAAGTGGCGTCGTCTGTGGGAAACCACAAGATCAATGGGAACGATGAAGTGTGATATTGAAAAGTTTACGGGGAAGAATGATTTCTCACTANGTGTTTCTCCGTGGATGTAGGTCTACAAAGGCCGAACCACGTAATCATATTGTGTTGATATTTGCTTGTGAGTAGTGTTTATGATTTGATTGTCTTGGTTACTGATTGTTCAAGATCCTTGAGTGAATCTGTGCTGCGTATTTACTCTTCTCGATATAAACTTCAACAAGTGGCGTCGTCTGTGGGAAACCACAAGATCAATGGGAACGATGAAGTGTGATATTGAAAAGTTTACGGGGAAGAATGATTTCTCACTATGGAGGATAAAGATGAGAGCCATACTTATTCAACAGGGTCTGGTGGAAGCGCTCAAGGGGAAGGAGGAAATGTCCAGTTCAATCAAAGACAAGGAGGAACTAATGGAGAAGGCACACAATGCTATCATTCTATGCCTTGGTGATAAGCCCTTGAGGGAAGTAGCAAGGGAAGTGAATGCAGCTGCTGTATGGAGTAAATTGGAATCTCTATACATGACTAAGTCATTGGCAAATAGGTTGTACCTGAAACAGAGACTTTACTCCTTCAAGATCAAGCAAGAACAGAGCCTTGAGGACCAGATTGAAGAGTTCATCAAGATTCTTGATGATTTGgaaaatattgaaatcaaaTTGGAAGAAGAGGATAAAGCTCTCATACTCCTAAATGGATTACCAAGGAGCTATGAACATTTCAAGGATGCAATCTTGTACGGCAGAGAACAAACAATTACCCTTGAAGAAGTCTTATCAGCAATAAGGTCTAAGCAACTACAAAGGAAAACCACATCGAGTTCAGAACCCTCGGGTGAAGTCCTAATGACAAGGGGAAGACCAGAAAGAAGAGGACTCCAAGAGCTGTGCAAACAGAAGTTGCTAGGTGATGAAAAGATTCGGACCATAGAACTCTGTGAATATTGTGCTCTGGGAAAATCAAAACAAGTCAGTTTCTCTGAGGCCAAACACACCACCACTAGACCATTAGAATACATACATTCTGATGTATGGGGCCCTTCAAGGACATCAACACACGGGAGAGGGAGATACTTCATGACCATcatagatgatttttcaaaaagGGTATGGACTTACATTCTGAAAACAAAAGATCAAGTGGTTGGCAAGTTCAAGGAATGGCTATTAATGATAGAAAATAAAACTGACCNaaaaaaaaaaaaaaaaaaaaaaaaaaaaaaaaaaaaaactaactcAAACAAGCAAATAATTTAGCTTaaataaagaaggaaaaaatattattatcatcGGAAAAAAGAAATGCTCACATATTGTCGATGTAGATTTTCATATTCTTCTTTATTTGCTCATACAtcaaaaatctattttttttaaaaaaggtatCTGCTCTCGATTTTATTGTTAATTTATATAATCTTCATTTAATTACGAAACCTATTTAAGTTTTATtacacatataatataaaaatggaTTTAAATAAATTGGAAAGCTAGAAGTATAAAAATGGATTTAAATAAATTGGAAAGCtagaagtaaaaataaaaatggattTAAATAAATTGGACAGCTAgaagtaaaaaatattgatagaaatagtttttaataataatttttggatGATGAATGGAAAGAATAAAGGCAATAAATATTTTGCATTCAACGAATCTCAGTAATCTTGTGCGTGAAGCTTCCAAATGTCTCCGACCCTTTATCCCACCCAATGTGATTTGCTTGTGAAATAGCTGTAAAAATCTTTCTTTTATCTCCATTTCGAGATCTCAATTCTGGGTGGGTGAAAAGATTCTTGCTTTGTACTGGTATGCTTTCTTCTTCCATTTTTCTGGGtttttttgtttggttttaattttttttgcgtggagatttttttatttttaaaaatcattgcTCTGTTCTACTTTCAATCTTGAATTCTTGTTGTGTATGTGGTGTGTATGCTGTATTTTGAGCTTTAAATTAGGGTTTTATttgcttttatttatttatttattgtgcgTAAATCATGGGCAGATTCTAATTTTTGTGTCTGATCCCTTTTCATAATCAAATACTCATTTGAATGATTTTTAGAAAGGGAGGATTCATTTGTAGATAGTTTCAAGTTTTTTAGATTATTGTTGTCATTTTGGTTGTGCTTGGATGTATGTTTGAGCGGTCTTGTTTTCAACTGTGTTTTGGAGCTTGTAGATTTTGGAGTTCCTGACAGATGGACAAGGACAAGTCTCACCACGGTAGTGGCAGCTTACTACCTCCGTCAGGGAGGTATTCTGTCTTCTCTCCGCAGGTAGGGAGTTCGAAGTCAGAGATATCGGGATCATCAAATTTGCCTCCGCTGGGCCCAGGTAGTTTTTCAGACCAGGGCCATTTTTGTCTGGGCATGGGAACTGATTCAAACCTATTCAGTCAAGATATAAGTAGGATGCCCGACATCCCACCTAAGAATCTGGGCCACCGACGAGCTCATTCAGAGATTCTCACCCTTCCAGATGATATAAGCTTTGATAGTGATTTAGGAATCGTGGGTGGATTCGGTGGACAATCATTTTCTGATGATACTGAGGAGGACATGCTCTCCATGTATTTTGATATGGATAAGTTGAATTCGACCTCCGCTACTTCTGAATTCCAAATGGGTGAATCGTCTGTTTTGTCAGCTGCAGAATCTGGTGCGCCATCTGGGACCACAACATTAACTGATAATCTGGCTCCATCTTTCACTGAGAAGCCAAGAATTAGGCATCAACATAGCCAGTCCATGGATGGTTCAACCACTATCAAGCAAGAGATGCTTGTGTCAGGTTCCGATGATCCATCTTCTGCCGAGACTAAGAAATCCTTGTCTGCCGCTAATCTTGCTGAGCTTGCTCTTATTGACCCTAAGCGCGCTAAGAGGTAACATTTTAAgttaaatattatgtttatggaACTCTGGTAGTTCTTCTGGTCCTTATTTCTATATTGACCTATTACTTTAACTGTTAAGGCATCGAATTCTTCAGTTTGTTGTTGACTTCCACGAGTCTTCTTGAAGTAGTTGAGAGTCGTAAGACAAATCACGGACTCAATATCTTGCAATAATGATCTGCAGGGTGAAATCtggttttattcattttttggtTTATTCTCATTTAATTCTAATCTATGGTTGTGGGCAATTGACATTGGTTAATGCAGTTTTGTAACAATATTTGTCGGTTTCTGGCCACGGGATTGAATGAGTTTACTCCTTAACAACCATGTTTTATAGCTAATTACTTTTTAATCTGAATTATCATTTACATATGTGGTCTTTTGACTTGTTTCTCATCTGTATTTGTATATAGATTATCCTGTTGATTTGTTGGTTTTACTTTCTTTTGATGTGAACCAATGTGTTATTATCCTGGATTATGTTTCTGTAATGTGTAATCTTCTTTGCTTAGTTCAGTAGTCATTCTTATGTTCCATTACGATAGTTTTTGGCCATTATGGTTGCTTTGCGTATGTTTTTCATTTCGAATATTTTTGTTCTATCTTTGTCAAACTGGTGTCATGGGCATGCTTATCATCAAATCTCAATGCTATCTGTTGGAATATGGTGCCTTTATGATAGCTGTCCCTTTATGATAGCTGCCCAAAACATAACATGGTATTCAACTATACCGCTGCAACTACCAAgtggtcttttttttttactttaagaATAGAAACATTTTACGAGTATAGCTGGTCTTAGACACTTAGATGCTTTATCTAATCTTCACACCTGCATCCCTGTACGTTTTAACACTTGCATAACATACCTCTATCATTCgtgttttcagtttcagttgcttTTGTCATGTTGTCCAGGGGAAAATATATGAACCTTTGTATTGGTTATCTCCGTAAAAATGTTTGTAGGTCGGACTGAACTTTATGAAAATGGACGAAAAAAcaaatgcttttttttttcattaacaaaaatatctttattcaGGATTACCGATTTTTAAGGGGGCATAGCTTGGCGAATCATTATGCATCAACGtgtaaatcttttaaaataattagaaaaCACGGGGATGTGCCAAATTTGTCTTCTAAAAAACCATCAGGTGCCCGATATTAAAGAAATTTCCCCCATGACGATGGGTCCACTTTTGGTGCTTCTACATGAACTTGAATACCAATTATAAGTTGGTCGCCATAGGCATGTCAGCGTTAGATGGACAGAAACTGGAAATGGTGGTTATCAGGAATCTGCATCCGTAGTTTTAAAATTAGAAATCACatgtatatgatatatgttttgttttttatttatttatttgttattttatctATTACTATTAATAATACATGGGCACCCTATATTAACAGGTTGAGTGCTGGAGTATCGTTTTTTGCACCCAAGGCACAGcagaagtttaaattttttgttttgacgtTCGAAACGTTCTTTGAACATCGTATGAATTTAAACATCCATATGGTGTTTAGAATTGTTACCTTTGCGTATATGACGCTGGTTTTAAACTATTTTGGTTTTTTAGCGGAGATAGTCATACATATCTTCAAAcagatttctttattttgatcGTCAAAGTCCACGATTGGAGACTTTGTTCCTTGTTTGCATCGTACTAGAGATCTCAAACAATTTCTACGTTGAGACTAGGAAACACAAATTTCAGAAATCCGGAATCGGTGCGGCGGCAACGGGGCGGCTGCGGAAGCACACGGCCgaaaattttttcttaaaaatttctTGTTGGCCGAGAGGTTTCGTGTGGAGAGGagaaattttcttgtgtattttGTTATGTCTTGTGTTGTGTGTTATGTGCTATTAACatttgataatatatttattaaaatacacaAGTCCTATGTTACTAGGATTCCTAACCCTAGTGTCCTCTATGTTACTAGGATTCCTAACCCTAGTGTCCTCAGGACtcttaattttcatattattatattatgtattaatcaacttttgataatgcatgatatatgtatatatatatctattagttaattaattctagACCTCTCTACAATATTTCATAAGAATTTTGTACATATTAGTGGTCTCTACTACTAgtactaatatttaattagtaaattctaaattaaCTAAATAATTGTAAACTCATTGTAACCCTGATTGACGATATGACGCCGATGtatcaaggatacaaatcttgttcgtATAATGAGATTTGAAAAATTTTTTGTCAGCTGCCAGTTTGGTGAACTTTTTCACCAAAACAGGCAGTGCCACTCTCTTTACTCAATTAGCAGTTAAGCTAACTTCTATTTCTTCAATCCCGATGAAATCATCTTATGAACTCCTTTAAAAGTATTATGTTTGATtttcatcaaactatagtcgtcaaattcaactccttgaacttgactatctcaCCGGGAACAcaaaatccgatacttgtgtgaccctcaatggttcatggaTGCAACTAGATGTGGGTTCACATTTCCATGTGAtttagaataacatttattcttattcagaCTTACCCTAATTatcttcattcttttcatcaacaccttgatcaagaatgtcataaCTAATttttgattgcacccatcggatcatagtAAGTGCGTCTGGTAGCATCGCcaatgatcccctaggtatcgttGATAGCActtgcaagaaccttaagttatggttagcgcacagtacggtcccttcaactcatatatatcGATCGAATCAACTACCATTGTATataaattcgataacgatgtgatgtatctttgagtaataatagtgacatgatatttttaattgagGAAACATCTTTTCAAAATGCACAGTGTTACTCTAGCCAGAGATTTCTcgtactattaactcatcagatcatataagatatcttcacccgtaggcaaaCTGTGAATTcccaactacaatgcatttgtttctatgtatttcgaaactacaaccaaactcgccacctgatgaccctcaatggagtcggtaaacagatCAAAGCACATGCTAGTACATAGAGTCTCTACGTTGTCCTGGGTGTAAGGATTAATGGTATACAACCCATAACCGCAGATATTCCTTTCGATAAATGATAATCACTTGGACAGACCGAAGGAGAGTTGTTCAGTGAATCATCAAATTATCATCAATCTTAtcaatggacatctccatgttCTTACCAGTGTAACATGACAtgtacatcacagatgctagtctcaagatTAAGCGActattattcttattttaggcggctgattcgactaagaacatgtttaaaa
This genomic interval carries:
- the LOC140961842 gene encoding probable transcription factor PosF21, whose protein sequence is MDKDKSHHGSGSLLPPSGRYSVFSPQVGSSKSEISGSSNLPPLGPGSFSDQGHFCLGMGTDSNLFSQDISRMPDIPPKNLGHRRAHSEILTLPDDISFDSDLGIVGGFGGQSFSDDTEEDMLSMYFDMDKLNSTSATSEFQMGESSVLSAAESGAPSGTTTLTDNLAPSFTEKPRIRHQHSQSMDGSTTIKQEMLVSGSDDPSSAETKKSLSAANLAELALIDPKRAKRIWANRQSAARSKERKMRYISELERKVQTLQTEATSLSAQLTILQSDTHGLTVENSELKLRLQTMEQQVQLQDALNDALKEEIQHLKVLTGHTIPNGGPMMNFPASTYATEKPYYSNNQAVHALLTAQQLQQLQLHSQKQQNQFQQHQMHQFQQQQQPPQPSMQLQQQAGDAKVSSIQKDIDPDVSSKD